A stretch of the Danio rerio strain Tuebingen ecotype United States chromosome 18, GRCz12tu, whole genome shotgun sequence genome encodes the following:
- the caprin1b gene encoding caprin-1b isoform X3: MPSATNGTRTLKSASPDLGSAPGAMNQITASNQLTGTQSEAMKQVMVVLEKKVRNMEKKKSKLDDYQARSSKGERLNQDQLEALSKYQEVIHNLEFTRELQKSFLALGQEIQKTVKKAARREQLQREESEQKRLKRVLELQFALDRLGDESVRQELLQGDGETSLLTESDLTSLDEFYKLVGPERDQNIRLTDQYQEASQHLWELLEGKDKPVAGTTYKALNETLERVLQSGYFDRVQAHQNGVCVEEEEVEEQAAPVEAPEPEEQPHDTEGEITEEYPEPIPIETTEFVNRQFVSESTYSTGEKEQREDWSVEPEVVNSILQPVQAAPIPVVPEPHPLPTVTPTPPSDPVCRQQVVQDLMAQMQGPYNFMQDSMLDFDGQSLDPAIVSAQPMKPVSMEMPPMVCQPAHPETHLAQPPAVGVQPEPTQIPMVSPSPETFSTPPPMYQSPHTADPRPQTGSIDPIQASMPLTEQTPSSATLPPASQTQVIPKPLHSSGINVNAAPFQSMQTVFNLNAPVPPANDTDSIKQASQYQNSYSQGFNSQTQLPVEQTDLPPEQLQAVGAFHSQDQSLQNSAAHQVMSQQQAGVQGNGFGRQAQSFYNSRGMSRGGPRNSRGIINGYRGPSNGFRGGYEGYRPPFSNSANPGYGQTQFSTPRDYSGSNYQRDGYQPNYKRGSGQGTRGVSRGSAPAMRS, from the exons ATGCCCTCGGCAACAAATGGCACCAGGACTTTGAAGTCTGCCAGCCCAGACTTGGGATCTGCTCCCGGAGCAATGAACCAAATCACAGCCAGCAACCAGCTGACTGGAACCCAGTCAGAGGCAATGAAGCAGGTGATGGTGGTTCTTGAGAAGAAAGTGCGCAATATGGAAAAGAAAAAG AGCAAGCTTGATGACTATCAGGCCAGAAGCAGTAAAGGGGAACGTCTCAACCAGGACCAGCTG GAAGCCCTGTCGAAGTACCAGGAAGTAATCCATAACCTCGAGTTTACACGGGAGCTGCAGAAGAGCTTTTTGGCATTGGGTCAAGAA ATCCAGAAAACTGTTAAGAAAGCGGCACGTCGAGAGCAGCTCCAGCGTGAAGAGAGTGAGCAGAAAAGGTTGAAGCGGGTTCTGGAGCTGCAGTTCGCCCTTGACCGACTAGGGGATGAAAGTGTGCGGCAGGAGCTGCTGCAAGGGGATGGGGAAACTTCACTACTCACTGAGAGTGACCTTACTTCCTTGGATGAGTTTTACAAGCTTGTGGGGCCTGAACGTGACCAAAACATCAG GTTGACTGACCAGTATCAAGAAGCATCGCAACACTTATGGGAACTTTTGGAGGGGAAGGACAAGCCTGTCGCTGGAACAACAT ATAAAGCTCTGAATGAGACATTGGAGCGGGTTTTGCAGAGCGGCTACTTTGACCGAGTGCAGGCTCATCAGAATGGAGTTTGTGTGGAGGAAGAGGAGGTGGAGGAGCAGGCGGCTCCAGTGGAAGCACCTGAACCAGAGGAACAGCCTCATGACACGG AGGGTGAGATAACGGAAGAGTATCCAGAACCCATTCCAATTGAGACAACAGAG ttTGTAAATAGGCAGTTTGTTTCGGAGAGCACGTATAGTACTGGTGAAAAGGAGCAAAGAGAAGACTGGAGCGTGGAACCTGAG GTGGTGAACTCAATACTGCAGCCGGTTCAGGCTGCCCCCATTCCTGTCGTCCCAGAACCTCATCCACTGCCCACAGTAACTCCAACACCCCCCTCAGACCCTGTGTGCAGACAGCAGGTGGTTCAGGACCTCATGGCACAGATGCAGGGACCATACAACTTTATGCAG GACTCCATGCTTGATTTTGATGGCCAGTCTCTTGATCCGGCTATTGTATCAGCACAACCTATGAAGCCAGTCAGTATGGAGATGCCACCAATGGTGTGTCAACCAG CTCACCCGGAGACTCATCTAGCACAGCCTCCAGCTGTTGGCGTTCAGCCAGAACCCACGCAA ATACCTATGGTTTCTCCTTCACCAGAAACCTTCTCCACACCGCCACCGATGTATCAGTCCCCTCACACAGCTGATCCCAGACCACAGACAGGCTCGATTGACCCAATTCAG GCCTCCATGCCCTTGACAGAACAAACTCCTTCATCTGCAACGCTTCCTCCTGCCTCCCAAACCCAGGTGATCCCAAAACCCTTGCACAGCAGCGGCATCAATGTCAACGCAGCCCCATTCCAGTCCATGCAAACG GTGTTCAATCTGAATGCTCCTGTCCCACCAGCTAATGATACAGACTCCATAAAGCAGGCCAGCCAATATCAGAATAGCTACAGTCAGGGCTTTAATAGCCAGACACAGCTTCCTGTGGAGCAAACAGACCTGCCGCCAGAGCAGCTCCAGGCTG TTGGTGCCTTCCATTCTCAAGATCAGTCTCTCCAGAACTCAGCTGCTCATCAGGTCATGTCTCAGCAGCAGGCAGGTGTTCAGGGCAATGGCTTCGGTCGCCAGGCTCAGTCCTTCTACAACAGCAGAGGCATGTCTCGTGGCGGCCCCCGCAACTCACGCGGCATCATTAACGGCTACAGAGGACCATCCAATGGCTTCAGAG gtGGTTATGAAGGTTATCGGCCACCATTCTCCAACTCTGCCAACCCTGGATATGGACAAACACAGTTCAGTACACCGCGTGACTATTCTGGCAGCAACTATCAGCGG
- the caprin1b gene encoding caprin-1b isoform X2, with translation MPSATNGTRTLKSASPDLGSAPGAMNQITASNQLTGTQSEAMKQVMVVLEKKVRNMEKKKSKLDDYQARSSKGERLNQDQLEALSKYQEVIHNLEFTRELQKSFLALGQEIQKTVKKAARREQLQREESEQKRLKRVLELQFALDRLGDESVRQELLQGDGETSLLTESDLTSLDEFYKLVGPERDQNIRLTDQYQEASQHLWELLEGKDKPVAGTTYKALNETLERVLQSGYFDRVQAHQNGVCVEEEEVEEQAAPVEAPEPEEQPHDTAEGEITEEYPEPIPIETTEFVNRQFVSESTYSTGEKEQREDWSVEPEVVNSILQPVQAAPIPVVPEPHPLPTVTPTPPSDPVCRQQVVQDLMAQMQGPYNFMQDSMLDFDGQSLDPAIVSAQPMKPVSMEMPPMVCQPAHPETHLAQPPAVGVQPEPTQIPMVSPSPETFSTPPPMYQSPHTADPRPQTGSIDPIQASMPLTEQTPSSATLPPASQTQVIPKPLHSSGINVNAAPFQSMQTVFNLNAPVPPANDTDSIKQASQYQNSYSQGFNSQTQLPVEQTDLPPEQLQAVGAFHSQDQSLQNSAAHQVMSQQQAGVQGNGFGRQAQSFYNSRGMSRGGPRNSRGIINGYRGPSNGFRGGYEGYRPPFSNSANPGYGQTQFSTPRDYSGSNYQRDGYQPNYKRGSGQGTRGVSRGSAPAMRS, from the exons ATGCCCTCGGCAACAAATGGCACCAGGACTTTGAAGTCTGCCAGCCCAGACTTGGGATCTGCTCCCGGAGCAATGAACCAAATCACAGCCAGCAACCAGCTGACTGGAACCCAGTCAGAGGCAATGAAGCAGGTGATGGTGGTTCTTGAGAAGAAAGTGCGCAATATGGAAAAGAAAAAG AGCAAGCTTGATGACTATCAGGCCAGAAGCAGTAAAGGGGAACGTCTCAACCAGGACCAGCTG GAAGCCCTGTCGAAGTACCAGGAAGTAATCCATAACCTCGAGTTTACACGGGAGCTGCAGAAGAGCTTTTTGGCATTGGGTCAAGAA ATCCAGAAAACTGTTAAGAAAGCGGCACGTCGAGAGCAGCTCCAGCGTGAAGAGAGTGAGCAGAAAAGGTTGAAGCGGGTTCTGGAGCTGCAGTTCGCCCTTGACCGACTAGGGGATGAAAGTGTGCGGCAGGAGCTGCTGCAAGGGGATGGGGAAACTTCACTACTCACTGAGAGTGACCTTACTTCCTTGGATGAGTTTTACAAGCTTGTGGGGCCTGAACGTGACCAAAACATCAG GTTGACTGACCAGTATCAAGAAGCATCGCAACACTTATGGGAACTTTTGGAGGGGAAGGACAAGCCTGTCGCTGGAACAACAT ATAAAGCTCTGAATGAGACATTGGAGCGGGTTTTGCAGAGCGGCTACTTTGACCGAGTGCAGGCTCATCAGAATGGAGTTTGTGTGGAGGAAGAGGAGGTGGAGGAGCAGGCGGCTCCAGTGGAAGCACCTGAACCAGAGGAACAGCCTCATGACACGG CAGAGGGTGAGATAACGGAAGAGTATCCAGAACCCATTCCAATTGAGACAACAGAG ttTGTAAATAGGCAGTTTGTTTCGGAGAGCACGTATAGTACTGGTGAAAAGGAGCAAAGAGAAGACTGGAGCGTGGAACCTGAG GTGGTGAACTCAATACTGCAGCCGGTTCAGGCTGCCCCCATTCCTGTCGTCCCAGAACCTCATCCACTGCCCACAGTAACTCCAACACCCCCCTCAGACCCTGTGTGCAGACAGCAGGTGGTTCAGGACCTCATGGCACAGATGCAGGGACCATACAACTTTATGCAG GACTCCATGCTTGATTTTGATGGCCAGTCTCTTGATCCGGCTATTGTATCAGCACAACCTATGAAGCCAGTCAGTATGGAGATGCCACCAATGGTGTGTCAACCAG CTCACCCGGAGACTCATCTAGCACAGCCTCCAGCTGTTGGCGTTCAGCCAGAACCCACGCAA ATACCTATGGTTTCTCCTTCACCAGAAACCTTCTCCACACCGCCACCGATGTATCAGTCCCCTCACACAGCTGATCCCAGACCACAGACAGGCTCGATTGACCCAATTCAG GCCTCCATGCCCTTGACAGAACAAACTCCTTCATCTGCAACGCTTCCTCCTGCCTCCCAAACCCAGGTGATCCCAAAACCCTTGCACAGCAGCGGCATCAATGTCAACGCAGCCCCATTCCAGTCCATGCAAACG GTGTTCAATCTGAATGCTCCTGTCCCACCAGCTAATGATACAGACTCCATAAAGCAGGCCAGCCAATATCAGAATAGCTACAGTCAGGGCTTTAATAGCCAGACACAGCTTCCTGTGGAGCAAACAGACCTGCCGCCAGAGCAGCTCCAGGCTG TTGGTGCCTTCCATTCTCAAGATCAGTCTCTCCAGAACTCAGCTGCTCATCAGGTCATGTCTCAGCAGCAGGCAGGTGTTCAGGGCAATGGCTTCGGTCGCCAGGCTCAGTCCTTCTACAACAGCAGAGGCATGTCTCGTGGCGGCCCCCGCAACTCACGCGGCATCATTAACGGCTACAGAGGACCATCCAATGGCTTCAGAG gtGGTTATGAAGGTTATCGGCCACCATTCTCCAACTCTGCCAACCCTGGATATGGACAAACACAGTTCAGTACACCGCGTGACTATTCTGGCAGCAACTATCAGCGG
- the caprin1b gene encoding caprin-1b isoform X1, with protein MPSATNGTRTLKSASPDLGSAPGAMNQITASNQLTGTQSEAMKQVMVVLEKKVRNMEKKKSKLDDYQARSSKGERLNQDQLEALSKYQEVIHNLEFTRELQKSFLALGQEIQKTVKKAARREQLQREESEQKRLKRVLELQFALDRLGDESVRQELLQGDGETSLLTESDLTSLDEFYKLVGPERDQNIRLTDQYQEASQHLWELLEGKDKPVAGTTYKALNETLERVLQSGYFDRVQAHQNGVCVEEEEVEEQAAPVEAPEPEEQPHDTEGEITEEYPEPIPIETTEFVNRQFVSESTYSTGEKEQREDWSVEPEVVNSILQPVQAAPIPVVPEPHPLPTVTPTPPSDPVCRQQVVQDLMAQMQGPYNFMQDSMLDFDGQSLDPAIVSAQPMKPVSMEMPPMVCQPAHPETHLAQPPAVGVQPEPTQIPMVSPSPETFSTPPPMYQSPHTADPRPQTGSIDPIQASMPLTEQTPSSATLPPASQTQVIPKPLHSSGINVNAAPFQSMQTVFNLNAPVPPANDTDSIKQASQYQNSYSQGFNSQTQLPVEQTDLPPEQLQAVVGAFHSQDQSLQNSAAHQVMSQQQAGVQGNGFGRQAQSFYNSRGMSRGGPRNSRGIINGYRGPSNGFRGGYEGYRPPFSNSANPGYGQTQFSTPRDYSGSNYQRDGYQPNYKRGSGQGTRGVSRGSAPAMRS; from the exons ATGCCCTCGGCAACAAATGGCACCAGGACTTTGAAGTCTGCCAGCCCAGACTTGGGATCTGCTCCCGGAGCAATGAACCAAATCACAGCCAGCAACCAGCTGACTGGAACCCAGTCAGAGGCAATGAAGCAGGTGATGGTGGTTCTTGAGAAGAAAGTGCGCAATATGGAAAAGAAAAAG AGCAAGCTTGATGACTATCAGGCCAGAAGCAGTAAAGGGGAACGTCTCAACCAGGACCAGCTG GAAGCCCTGTCGAAGTACCAGGAAGTAATCCATAACCTCGAGTTTACACGGGAGCTGCAGAAGAGCTTTTTGGCATTGGGTCAAGAA ATCCAGAAAACTGTTAAGAAAGCGGCACGTCGAGAGCAGCTCCAGCGTGAAGAGAGTGAGCAGAAAAGGTTGAAGCGGGTTCTGGAGCTGCAGTTCGCCCTTGACCGACTAGGGGATGAAAGTGTGCGGCAGGAGCTGCTGCAAGGGGATGGGGAAACTTCACTACTCACTGAGAGTGACCTTACTTCCTTGGATGAGTTTTACAAGCTTGTGGGGCCTGAACGTGACCAAAACATCAG GTTGACTGACCAGTATCAAGAAGCATCGCAACACTTATGGGAACTTTTGGAGGGGAAGGACAAGCCTGTCGCTGGAACAACAT ATAAAGCTCTGAATGAGACATTGGAGCGGGTTTTGCAGAGCGGCTACTTTGACCGAGTGCAGGCTCATCAGAATGGAGTTTGTGTGGAGGAAGAGGAGGTGGAGGAGCAGGCGGCTCCAGTGGAAGCACCTGAACCAGAGGAACAGCCTCATGACACGG AGGGTGAGATAACGGAAGAGTATCCAGAACCCATTCCAATTGAGACAACAGAG ttTGTAAATAGGCAGTTTGTTTCGGAGAGCACGTATAGTACTGGTGAAAAGGAGCAAAGAGAAGACTGGAGCGTGGAACCTGAG GTGGTGAACTCAATACTGCAGCCGGTTCAGGCTGCCCCCATTCCTGTCGTCCCAGAACCTCATCCACTGCCCACAGTAACTCCAACACCCCCCTCAGACCCTGTGTGCAGACAGCAGGTGGTTCAGGACCTCATGGCACAGATGCAGGGACCATACAACTTTATGCAG GACTCCATGCTTGATTTTGATGGCCAGTCTCTTGATCCGGCTATTGTATCAGCACAACCTATGAAGCCAGTCAGTATGGAGATGCCACCAATGGTGTGTCAACCAG CTCACCCGGAGACTCATCTAGCACAGCCTCCAGCTGTTGGCGTTCAGCCAGAACCCACGCAA ATACCTATGGTTTCTCCTTCACCAGAAACCTTCTCCACACCGCCACCGATGTATCAGTCCCCTCACACAGCTGATCCCAGACCACAGACAGGCTCGATTGACCCAATTCAG GCCTCCATGCCCTTGACAGAACAAACTCCTTCATCTGCAACGCTTCCTCCTGCCTCCCAAACCCAGGTGATCCCAAAACCCTTGCACAGCAGCGGCATCAATGTCAACGCAGCCCCATTCCAGTCCATGCAAACG GTGTTCAATCTGAATGCTCCTGTCCCACCAGCTAATGATACAGACTCCATAAAGCAGGCCAGCCAATATCAGAATAGCTACAGTCAGGGCTTTAATAGCCAGACACAGCTTCCTGTGGAGCAAACAGACCTGCCGCCAGAGCAGCTCCAGGCTG TAGTTGGTGCCTTCCATTCTCAAGATCAGTCTCTCCAGAACTCAGCTGCTCATCAGGTCATGTCTCAGCAGCAGGCAGGTGTTCAGGGCAATGGCTTCGGTCGCCAGGCTCAGTCCTTCTACAACAGCAGAGGCATGTCTCGTGGCGGCCCCCGCAACTCACGCGGCATCATTAACGGCTACAGAGGACCATCCAATGGCTTCAGAG gtGGTTATGAAGGTTATCGGCCACCATTCTCCAACTCTGCCAACCCTGGATATGGACAAACACAGTTCAGTACACCGCGTGACTATTCTGGCAGCAACTATCAGCGG
- the caprin1b gene encoding caprin-1b (The RefSeq protein has 4 substitutions compared to this genomic sequence) — protein MPSATNGTRTLKSASPDLGSAPGAMNQITASNQLTGTQSEAMKQVMVVLEKKVRNMEKKKSKLDDYQARSSKGERLNQDQLEALSKYQEVIHSLEFTRELQKSFLALGQEIQKTVKKAARREQLQREESEQKRLKRVLELQFALDRLGDESVRQELLQGDGETSLLTEGDLTSLDEFYKLVGPERDQNIRLTDQYQEASQHLWELLEGKDKPVAGTTYKALNETLERVLQSGYFDRVQAHQNGVCVEEEEVEEQAAPVEAPEPEEQPHDTAEGEITEEYPEPIPIETTEFVNRQFVSESTYSTGEKEQREDWSMEPEVVNSILQPVQAAPIPVVPEPHPLPTVTPTPPSDPVCRQQVVQDLMAQMQGPYNFMQDSMLDFDGQSLDPAIVSAQPMKPVSMEMPPMVCQPAHPETHLAQPPAVGVQPEPTQIPMVSPSPETFSTPPPMYQSPHTADPRPQTGSIDPIQASMPLTEQTPSSATLPPASQTQVIPKPLHSSGINVNAAPFQSMQTVFNLNAPVPPANDTDSIKQASQYQNSYSQGFNSQTQLPVEQTDLPPEQLQAVVGAFLSQDQSLQNSAAHQVMSQQQAGVQGNGFGRQAQSFYNSRGMSRGGPRNSRGIINGYRGPSNGFRGGYEGYRPPFSNSANPGYGQTQFSTPRDYSGSNYQRDGYQPNYKRGSGQGTRGVSRGSAPAMRS, from the exons ATGCCCTCGGCAACAAATGGCACCAGGACTTTGAAGTCTGCCAGCCCAGACTTGGGATCTGCTCCCGGAGCAATGAACCAAATCACAGCCAGCAACCAGCTGACTGGAACCCAGTCAGAGGCAATGAAGCAGGTGATGGTGGTTCTTGAGAAGAAAGTGCGCAATATGGAAAAGAAAAAG AGCAAGCTTGATGACTATCAGGCCAGAAGCAGTAAAGGGGAACGTCTCAACCAGGACCAGCTG GAAGCCCTGTCGAAGTACCAGGAAGTAATCCATAACCTCGAGTTTACACGGGAGCTGCAGAAGAGCTTTTTGGCATTGGGTCAAGAA ATCCAGAAAACTGTTAAGAAAGCGGCACGTCGAGAGCAGCTCCAGCGTGAAGAGAGTGAGCAGAAAAGGTTGAAGCGGGTTCTGGAGCTGCAGTTCGCCCTTGACCGACTAGGGGATGAAAGTGTGCGGCAGGAGCTGCTGCAAGGGGATGGGGAAACTTCACTACTCACTGAGAGTGACCTTACTTCCTTGGATGAGTTTTACAAGCTTGTGGGGCCTGAACGTGACCAAAACATCAG GTTGACTGACCAGTATCAAGAAGCATCGCAACACTTATGGGAACTTTTGGAGGGGAAGGACAAGCCTGTCGCTGGAACAACAT ATAAAGCTCTGAATGAGACATTGGAGCGGGTTTTGCAGAGCGGCTACTTTGACCGAGTGCAGGCTCATCAGAATGGAGTTTGTGTGGAGGAAGAGGAGGTGGAGGAGCAGGCGGCTCCAGTGGAAGCACCTGAACCAGAGGAACAGCCTCATGACACGG CAGAGGGTGAGATAACGGAAGAGTATCCAGAACCCATTCCAATTGAGACAACAGAG ttTGTAAATAGGCAGTTTGTTTCGGAGAGCACGTATAGTACTGGTGAAAAGGAGCAAAGAGAAGACTGGAGCGTGGAACCTGAG GTGGTGAACTCAATACTGCAGCCGGTTCAGGCTGCCCCCATTCCTGTCGTCCCAGAACCTCATCCACTGCCCACAGTAACTCCAACACCCCCCTCAGACCCTGTGTGCAGACAGCAGGTGGTTCAGGACCTCATGGCACAGATGCAGGGACCATACAACTTTATGCAG GACTCCATGCTTGATTTTGATGGCCAGTCTCTTGATCCGGCTATTGTATCAGCACAACCTATGAAGCCAGTCAGTATGGAGATGCCACCAATGGTGTGTCAACCAG CTCACCCGGAGACTCATCTAGCACAGCCTCCAGCTGTTGGCGTTCAGCCAGAACCCACGCAA ATACCTATGGTTTCTCCTTCACCAGAAACCTTCTCCACACCGCCACCGATGTATCAGTCCCCTCACACAGCTGATCCCAGACCACAGACAGGCTCGATTGACCCAATTCAG GCCTCCATGCCCTTGACAGAACAAACTCCTTCATCTGCAACGCTTCCTCCTGCCTCCCAAACCCAGGTGATCCCAAAACCCTTGCACAGCAGCGGCATCAATGTCAACGCAGCCCCATTCCAGTCCATGCAAACG GTGTTCAATCTGAATGCTCCTGTCCCACCAGCTAATGATACAGACTCCATAAAGCAGGCCAGCCAATATCAGAATAGCTACAGTCAGGGCTTTAATAGCCAGACACAGCTTCCTGTGGAGCAAACAGACCTGCCGCCAGAGCAGCTCCAGGCTG TAGTTGGTGCCTTCCATTCTCAAGATCAGTCTCTCCAGAACTCAGCTGCTCATCAGGTCATGTCTCAGCAGCAGGCAGGTGTTCAGGGCAATGGCTTCGGTCGCCAGGCTCAGTCCTTCTACAACAGCAGAGGCATGTCTCGTGGCGGCCCCCGCAACTCACGCGGCATCATTAACGGCTACAGAGGACCATCCAATGGCTTCAGAG gtGGTTATGAAGGTTATCGGCCACCATTCTCCAACTCTGCCAACCCTGGATATGGACAAACACAGTTCAGTACACCGCGTGACTATTCTGGCAGCAACTATCAGCGG